The segment GCCGCCCGGCGCGGGGAAAGCCTGGGCCAGGGTGACCAGCACGTGGAGGATGCGCAGGCGGGCGCAAGGCCACAGCAAGCCCGTGACCCGGCCCAGGGTCTGGTGGTAGGACTGCATGCCCTGCTGGGCCAGAAGGAGGGCCAGACCCGGGCGGTGGGCCAGCATGGTGGTGAAGCGGTGGTACGGCCAGAAGGCAGTGTGGCAGGCGGTGATGGATGTGGCGGCCAGCAGGGCGGCCGGGCGGCCGAAGAGGGGGGCGGGATCCCCGGCCAGGGCGGGGGCGGTCACCACGGCCACCAGGCGCGCTTCGCCGCCGTCATCGGTGGCCAGGCGTAGTGCGCCCCGGGCGAGCCAAAAGATACCCTGGGCTGCGGTGCCTCCCGCGAATACCAGCTCGCCGGGCCGCCAGCGCCGGATCTGGGCCTGGGCCATGGCCCACCGCCAGTCCTGAGGCGAAATGCCCAGACCGTGGGGAAACCCTGCGGCAGGGGCCGCGGGGACGGGCGCAGGCCTCATCCCCTGGGCTGCCGGTGTCGCCTTGTCCGGCCATGGCCGCGAAGAGCGCGGCCGGCCGTCGACTGCCGGCGAAACCGGTGGCGGCACGGGTGCCGGGCCAGGTGACGGGGAGCAGGTGCGCTCGGGCGCACTGAAAGGGTTGACGGCATGGACCGGTCG is part of the Thermaerobacter subterraneus DSM 13965 genome and harbors:
- a CDS encoding Crp/Fnr family transcriptional regulator → MAQAQIRRWRPGELVFAGGTAAQGIFWLARGALRLATDDGGEARLVAVVTAPALAGDPAPLFGRPAALLAATSITACHTAFWPYHRFTTMLAHRPGLALLLAQQGMQSYHQTLGRVTGLLWPCARLRILHVLVTLAQAFPAPGGGGSRLPAALTQRAIGLAANTSRVSVNRVLADLRRQGIVGRTRPLHVRDTARLEALLQAEVLAAGEEAAGC